A window from Enterocloster bolteae encodes these proteins:
- a CDS encoding GntR family transcriptional regulator, translating to MKDNVINEKNVKIPLYVTAYETISQWLKEGKYKAGDKLPGENILAEQLAVSRGTLRQAMLLLQEDGLIINHQGKGNIVLSNQDMSKSGLEKVGNPIVDFCSRPIDKVVTAIGFQPATQKHQQVLKLRPSSVVAVIDITYYCGDTPAGFAMVYMPHEVLDNSDVDLENPDTVYQYYTGLLSEGGLYSDAKIRLGQARERLANILNMQEGDPILILEEVLYSEYDTPVLSQKLFFGSEQHELSIRRKNDRNIIKKSE from the coding sequence GTGAAGGACAATGTGATAAATGAAAAGAATGTAAAGATACCGTTGTATGTGACTGCCTATGAGACCATCAGCCAATGGCTGAAAGAGGGAAAGTATAAGGCTGGGGATAAGCTGCCTGGAGAGAACATTCTGGCAGAACAGCTTGCAGTCAGCAGAGGCACATTGCGGCAGGCCATGCTGCTTCTTCAGGAGGATGGTTTAATCATAAACCATCAGGGAAAGGGCAACATTGTGCTTTCCAACCAGGATATGAGCAAAAGCGGGCTGGAGAAGGTGGGAAATCCCATTGTGGATTTCTGCAGCAGGCCCATTGATAAGGTGGTGACCGCCATAGGGTTCCAGCCGGCCACCCAAAAGCACCAGCAGGTGCTTAAGCTGCGGCCCTCCAGCGTGGTGGCGGTCATTGACATAACCTATTACTGCGGTGATACGCCGGCCGGCTTTGCCATGGTGTATATGCCTCATGAGGTACTTGACAACAGCGATGTGGACCTGGAGAATCCGGATACCGTTTACCAGTATTATACCGGGCTGCTGTCCGAAGGCGGCCTGTACAGCGATGCCAAAATCCGGCTGGGACAGGCCAGGGAGCGTCTGGCAAATATACTGAACATGCAGGAGGGAGACCCAATCCTGATTCTGGAGGAGGTGCTCTATTCCGAGTATGATACGCCTGTCCTGTCCCAAAAGCTGTTCTTTGGTTCCGAGCAGCATGAGCTGAGCATACGAAGAAAGAATGACAGGAATATAATAAAGAAATCGGAGTAA
- a CDS encoding ABC transporter ATP-binding protein, with translation MDAIRMIGIVKCFGPVRANDGIDLIVGQQEIHCLLGENGTGKSTLMNILFGLYHPDAGEIFINEKKAAIANPNDAYALGIGMVHQHFMLVNQLTVLENIIMGKESGGLFLNRKESRKKVEELVERFGFRIDLQEKVVNLSVGMKQRVEILKTLYRGADIIILDEPTAVLTPQEVDELFKILRQLKENGKTIIFITHKLNETMSLSDRITVIRKGKVVFRCDTSSTNEKELATQMVGRQVENIVAKRGQKTGQAVLELKGVRLHERAGETVSLKVRAGEILGIAGVDGNGQQELEEMIVGNRRVREGEIFINGIPVQNMAVKDRKAMGLGYIPSDRHKNAMIPSFSITENFLLGYQETPEYCRKGFIDYERLRQDAEKQVEEFEIKVAGVDQEIGQLSGGNQQKVILGREISHDPGLVVVAQPVRGLDIGAIERVHKTLLQLKEQGKAILLISAELSEVMNLSDRIAVFYEGEVSARFDNGEYTKEEIGLFMAGKKQEVRAHEMEQQ, from the coding sequence ATGGACGCAATCAGAATGATTGGAATCGTCAAATGTTTTGGGCCGGTACGCGCCAATGACGGGATTGATCTCATCGTGGGACAGCAGGAAATCCACTGCCTCCTGGGTGAGAACGGAACTGGTAAGAGCACTCTGATGAACATTCTCTTCGGGCTGTACCATCCGGATGCGGGAGAGATATTCATCAATGAAAAAAAGGCCGCCATAGCCAATCCCAACGATGCCTATGCCTTGGGAATCGGAATGGTTCATCAGCATTTTATGCTGGTGAATCAGCTGACGGTTCTTGAAAACATTATAATGGGAAAGGAATCCGGAGGATTGTTCCTCAACCGGAAGGAAAGCCGGAAAAAGGTGGAGGAGCTGGTGGAACGGTTCGGATTCAGGATTGACCTTCAGGAGAAGGTGGTGAACCTGTCCGTGGGCATGAAGCAGAGGGTGGAGATACTTAAGACCCTGTACCGCGGAGCGGACATCATTATCCTGGATGAGCCCACCGCGGTTCTCACGCCCCAGGAGGTGGACGAGCTGTTTAAGATTCTGCGCCAGCTAAAGGAAAACGGCAAGACCATCATATTCATCACCCATAAGCTGAATGAGACCATGTCACTGTCTGACCGCATTACAGTCATCAGGAAGGGGAAGGTGGTGTTCCGGTGCGACACCAGCTCCACCAATGAGAAGGAGCTGGCCACCCAGATGGTGGGCAGGCAGGTGGAGAACATCGTGGCAAAGAGGGGACAGAAAACCGGCCAGGCCGTTCTGGAGCTGAAAGGTGTACGCCTTCATGAGAGGGCCGGGGAAACCGTCAGCCTGAAGGTCCGTGCCGGAGAAATCCTGGGCATTGCCGGGGTGGATGGCAACGGGCAGCAGGAGCTGGAGGAAATGATCGTGGGAAACCGCAGGGTCAGGGAAGGCGAAATTTTTATAAATGGAATTCCGGTCCAGAACATGGCTGTCAAGGACAGGAAGGCCATGGGCCTGGGATACATCCCATCGGACCGCCATAAGAATGCCATGATTCCCAGCTTTTCCATTACAGAGAATTTCCTGCTGGGCTATCAGGAAACGCCGGAGTATTGCAGGAAGGGTTTCATTGATTATGAGAGGCTGAGACAGGATGCAGAGAAACAGGTAGAGGAGTTTGAAATCAAGGTGGCCGGTGTGGACCAGGAGATAGGACAGCTTTCAGGCGGCAACCAGCAGAAGGTGATACTGGGAAGGGAAATCAGCCATGATCCCGGGCTGGTGGTGGTGGCCCAGCCTGTGAGAGGTCTGGATATCGGAGCCATTGAGAGGGTGCATAAGACACTTCTTCAGTTAAAGGAGCAGGGAAAGGCAATCCTGCTTATATCGGCAGAGCTTTCAGAGGTCATGAACCTGAGCGACCGCATCGCTGTATTCTACGAGGGAGAGGTCAGCGCCCGGTTTGACAACGGGGAGTATACAAAGGAAGAAATCGGACTGTTCATGGCAGGAAAAAAACAGGAGGTGCGGGCTCATGAAATGGAACAGCAATAA
- the xdhB gene encoding xanthine dehydrogenase subunit XdhB: MFDIKSFYEADSVEDAIAALTADPQSQVISGGTDVLIRVREGKDAGRGLVSIHNIPELKGVSLEEDGTIIIRPATSFSHITNDPIIKKHLSMLGEAVDQVGGPQVRNTATIGGNICNGATSADSASTMCALNATVVLKGPEGVREVPVTEFYTGPGRTVRKQNEVCTAFKITRENYEGWEGHYIKYGKRRAMEIATLGCAVRVKLSPDKTVLEDVRLAYGVAAPTPVRCYEAEEALRGKQVSDATIYDLFADKALSQVNPRTSWRASREFRLQLIGELARRALKTSITLAGGKADA, from the coding sequence ATGTTTGATATAAAGTCATTTTACGAAGCAGATTCGGTGGAGGACGCCATTGCCGCCCTCACCGCGGACCCTCAGTCCCAGGTCATCAGCGGGGGAACGGATGTGCTCATACGCGTCAGGGAGGGAAAGGATGCAGGCAGGGGCCTGGTATCCATCCACAATATCCCGGAGTTAAAAGGCGTCAGCCTGGAGGAGGACGGGACCATCATCATCCGGCCTGCAACTTCCTTTTCCCATATAACCAATGACCCCATTATAAAGAAACACCTCAGCATGCTGGGGGAGGCAGTGGACCAGGTGGGAGGACCTCAGGTGAGAAATACGGCCACCATCGGAGGGAATATCTGCAATGGGGCCACCTCTGCGGACTCTGCCTCCACCATGTGCGCCCTGAATGCTACAGTGGTGTTAAAAGGGCCGGAGGGAGTACGGGAAGTGCCGGTTACAGAATTCTATACAGGCCCCGGACGTACGGTCAGGAAGCAGAATGAGGTCTGCACGGCATTTAAGATTACCAGGGAAAACTATGAGGGATGGGAAGGCCATTATATTAAATACGGAAAACGCAGGGCCATGGAAATTGCAACACTGGGATGTGCGGTGAGGGTAAAGCTGTCGCCTGATAAAACAGTGCTGGAAGACGTACGTCTGGCTTACGGCGTGGCGGCCCCCACTCCGGTGCGCTGTTACGAGGCGGAGGAAGCCCTTCGCGGGAAACAGGTGTCAGATGCGACCATATATGACCTGTTTGCAGATAAAGCCCTGTCCCAGGTAAATCCCCGCACATCCTGGAGGGCCAGCCGGGAATTCCGCCTGCAGCTCATCGGGGAGCTGGCCAGGCGCGCTCTTAAAACATCCATCACACTGGCAGGAGGTAAGGCAGATGCTTAA
- a CDS encoding nucleoside hydrolase, whose translation MKVLLDVDTGVDDSIALLYALFNPEIEIVGISAVCGNVEAWLAAENTMKILDLAGAPDIPVAVGAEKPSCREWDGRVAFIHGKNGLGNVELPPSRRSTRDVDVSRFHMDLAEQYEGELVVITLGPLTNIARTIREYPGFVHKVKGLVMMGGTLTMRGNVSPVAEANVACDPQACDQVFTSGMDITVVGLDVTMRTRLKMEHLDWLSGCCKPACRPAVDYMRQAIVHYLRGNQTQNYCMGDCPLHDPLAVMCAVMPSLVRTESRKARVECGGTYCRGMIVTDLREHPFQAEYVRFAVEVDSERAVRELMSVFWE comes from the coding sequence ATGAAGGTTTTACTGGATGTGGATACAGGTGTGGATGATTCCATCGCCCTATTATACGCGCTTTTTAATCCTGAGATAGAGATAGTGGGCATATCTGCGGTGTGCGGCAATGTAGAGGCATGGCTGGCAGCGGAGAATACCATGAAGATACTGGACCTGGCAGGAGCGCCCGATATACCGGTGGCAGTGGGGGCGGAGAAGCCATCCTGCCGGGAATGGGACGGCCGGGTTGCCTTTATACACGGCAAAAACGGGCTGGGCAATGTGGAATTACCTCCCAGCCGCCGCAGTACAAGAGACGTGGACGTGAGCCGGTTCCACATGGATCTGGCTGAGCAGTATGAGGGAGAGCTTGTGGTCATCACCCTTGGCCCTCTGACCAATATAGCCCGCACCATTAGGGAATATCCCGGTTTTGTGCATAAGGTAAAGGGCCTTGTGATGATGGGCGGTACCCTGACCATGCGCGGAAATGTATCTCCTGTGGCCGAGGCCAATGTGGCCTGCGATCCCCAGGCCTGCGACCAGGTGTTTACCTCCGGTATGGATATCACGGTAGTGGGACTGGATGTCACCATGAGGACAAGGCTTAAAATGGAGCATCTGGACTGGCTGTCGGGCTGCTGCAAGCCGGCCTGCCGTCCGGCAGTGGATTATATGAGGCAGGCCATTGTCCATTATCTCAGGGGAAACCAGACCCAGAACTACTGCATGGGTGACTGTCCTCTCCATGATCCCCTGGCTGTTATGTGCGCCGTGATGCCCAGCCTGGTCCGTACCGAGAGCAGGAAGGCCAGGGTGGAGTGCGGCGGCACCTATTGCAGGGGAATGATTGTGACGGATCTGAGGGAGCACCCGTTCCAGGCGGAATACGTGCGT
- a CDS encoding ABC transporter permease, with protein sequence MKWNSNKNAQADGGDRTGEKARTVGKICGGRHTAEIGKSLASIGLALLIGALFILLAGESPVKAYGSLIQGALGTPQSLANTISKSIPLAFTGLAVAMGSRCGMLNIGAEGQLHAGAMASVITALYFSALPAPLLLVISILAGIAAGMLVGSVPGIFKARFSTNEVIVAIMLNYICTLFTSYLVNGPFKTEGSTAQTELIAEGIWFGKLVPRTQLTYALFLLLFVAAAMYIFLWKTSVGYQLRAVGANPSASGTAGIRVNMFLIMSMTISGGIAALAGITEVFGKYHRFIEGFSPSFGFTGIAVAILGRNHPAGVLLTALLFGIMDMGSLRMSRETMVSTNMVTVIQSLVILLVAAPELIKWSRKRG encoded by the coding sequence ATGAAATGGAACAGCAATAAGAACGCCCAGGCAGACGGAGGTGACCGGACAGGTGAGAAAGCCCGGACCGTTGGAAAAATCTGCGGCGGCAGGCACACAGCGGAAATAGGAAAATCCCTGGCATCCATAGGGCTTGCGCTTCTGATAGGAGCCCTTTTTATCCTCCTGGCAGGGGAATCCCCTGTTAAAGCCTACGGTTCCCTGATTCAGGGAGCTCTGGGCACACCGCAGTCCCTGGCCAATACAATCAGCAAGAGCATTCCGCTGGCCTTTACAGGCCTGGCCGTGGCCATGGGTTCCAGGTGCGGTATGTTGAATATCGGTGCAGAGGGCCAGCTTCACGCAGGAGCCATGGCCAGTGTCATCACCGCCCTTTACTTTAGCGCGCTCCCTGCTCCCCTGCTGCTTGTAATCAGTATCCTGGCCGGAATCGCGGCGGGCATGCTTGTGGGCAGCGTTCCCGGCATTTTTAAGGCCAGATTCAGCACCAATGAAGTAATCGTGGCCATTATGCTGAACTATATCTGTACTCTTTTTACATCCTATCTGGTAAACGGGCCCTTTAAGACAGAGGGTTCCACGGCCCAGACTGAGCTTATAGCCGAGGGAATCTGGTTCGGAAAGCTGGTGCCCAGGACCCAGCTCACCTATGCACTGTTCCTGCTGCTCTTTGTGGCGGCAGCCATGTACATATTCCTGTGGAAGACATCGGTGGGATACCAGCTGAGGGCAGTGGGAGCCAATCCCTCTGCCTCCGGAACAGCCGGAATCCGTGTCAACATGTTTCTGATTATGTCCATGACCATCAGCGGCGGAATCGCGGCCCTTGCGGGCATTACTGAGGTGTTTGGAAAATACCACCGCTTTATAGAGGGTTTTTCCCCATCCTTCGGCTTTACGGGAATCGCCGTGGCCATATTGGGAAGGAATCATCCGGCCGGTGTGCTTTTGACCGCATTGCTTTTCGGAATCATGGATATGGGGTCGCTGCGAATGAGCCGCGAGACCATGGTAAGCACCAACATGGTGACGGTAATACAGAGTCTGGTGATACTCCTGGTAGCGGCTCCGGAACTGATTAAGTGGAGCAGAAAGAGAGGATGA
- a CDS encoding BMP family lipoprotein, which produces MMKKRIRQWAALCAAVGIAGSAVMGCGSSASKPDAGSGQTSREAADGTGTGSGGGAHIGIIFTEAGLGGNSFNDLALEGVKKAAADYGITYDEVEPKSVSDEEIIQDEMAASGDYDLIICVGAEQVDALTNVASTYPEQRFALLDATSDLPNVASYSCKEQEGAFLAGALAALAKQEKTDDKLGDGKTIGFIGGVDNPLINRFAAGYKAGAEYIEPEMKVLVDYAGGFNDPTTAKTIANTFVEKGADVIFHAAGASGMGMFQAAEEKGFAAIGVNLNQNSIAPDYIMASMLKKLDSCAYHAIASIVEDTYTGENQMLGLSDGGVDVTVEGSNIKVSDDILARLDELKQKIISGEIQVPSELN; this is translated from the coding sequence ATGATGAAGAAAAGAATCAGACAGTGGGCAGCATTATGTGCGGCAGTTGGCATTGCAGGCAGTGCAGTGATGGGATGCGGTTCGTCTGCATCGAAGCCAGATGCAGGGAGCGGGCAGACTTCCCGGGAAGCAGCAGATGGGACCGGAACTGGTTCCGGGGGAGGAGCACACATAGGAATCATTTTCACAGAGGCGGGACTGGGAGGCAATTCCTTTAACGACCTGGCCCTGGAGGGTGTTAAAAAGGCTGCCGCTGATTACGGAATCACTTACGATGAGGTGGAGCCAAAGTCTGTGTCAGATGAGGAAATCATTCAGGATGAGATGGCTGCGTCCGGGGACTATGATTTAATTATCTGCGTGGGGGCAGAACAGGTGGATGCCCTGACCAATGTGGCTTCCACGTATCCGGAACAGCGGTTCGCCCTCTTGGATGCCACTTCTGATCTTCCCAATGTAGCCTCCTATTCCTGTAAGGAGCAGGAGGGAGCGTTTCTGGCAGGCGCCCTGGCAGCCCTGGCAAAGCAGGAAAAGACAGATGACAAGCTGGGAGACGGAAAGACCATCGGATTCATCGGCGGTGTGGATAATCCCCTTATCAACCGCTTTGCAGCAGGATACAAGGCAGGGGCTGAGTATATTGAACCGGAAATGAAGGTGCTTGTAGATTACGCGGGCGGCTTCAATGACCCCACCACTGCCAAGACCATTGCCAACACCTTTGTGGAAAAGGGAGCCGACGTAATCTTCCATGCAGCGGGTGCTTCGGGAATGGGCATGTTCCAGGCCGCCGAGGAAAAAGGCTTTGCGGCCATCGGCGTGAACTTAAACCAGAACAGCATCGCTCCGGACTATATTATGGCCAGTATGCTTAAAAAGCTGGATTCCTGCGCATACCATGCCATTGCCAGCATTGTGGAGGATACCTATACAGGGGAGAACCAGATGCTGGGCCTTAGCGACGGAGGCGTGGATGTGACGGTGGAGGGAAGTAATATCAAGGTTTCCGATGATATCCTGGCCAGACTGGACGAGCTGAAGCAGAAAATTATATCAGGAGAGATTCAGGTTCCCTCTGAGCTTAATTAA
- the xdhA gene encoding xanthine dehydrogenase subunit XdhA, translated as MNNIVGKGVTRVDAYAKVTGEAKYTSDLEPRDCLCARVVHSTIANGLVKRFDLEDALKVPGVVKIVTCFDVPDYQFPTAGHPWSVEAAHQDIGDRKLLNRRVRLYGDDIAAVIASDDVACQQAARLIKVEYEEYKPMVTVEQAMAEDATPLHPDLRKDNVIVHSHLTMGPEDFTFEEGLREAEEKYGKENLVVLEREYHTPRISHCHIELPVSWAYQEPGGKITVTSSTQIPHIVRRVISQALGLPVGKIRVIKPYIGGGFGNKQDVLYEPLNAYLTTVVGGRPVRLEISREETIYGTRTRHAIDGKCRALATKDGKMLARKLEAYANNGGYASHGHAICANCGNVFKDIYQDRLGAEIDCYTVWTSTATAGAMRGYGIPQAAFLSECLTDDVCRAIGADPLAFRMENCMGEGFVDPANGITFHSYGLKKCMEEGAKYIGWEEKRRAYANQTGPVRRGVGMAIFCYKTGVYPISLETASARMILNQDGSMQLQLGATEIGQGADTAFSQMAAETTGISLGKVYIVSTQDTDTAPFDTGAYASRQTYVTGMAVKKCAQQLKARILDYAGFMLGGRPAEEMDVAHDHIVEKATGKELLDMETLALTAFYSLERSEHITAEVTNQCRDNSFSSGCCFVEVEVDMPLGQVTVKDIVNVHDSGMLINPELAEAQVHGGMSMGLGYGLSEEFLYNDAGRPLNDNLLDYKIPTAMDTPDLHVKFIQLEDPTGPYGNKSLGEPPAIPVAPALRNAVLHATGVAMDTIPMTPQRLIEAFQAKGLI; from the coding sequence ATGAATAATATAGTAGGTAAAGGTGTTACCCGTGTTGACGCTTACGCAAAAGTCACAGGAGAGGCAAAGTACACATCGGATCTGGAACCAAGGGACTGCCTGTGCGCCAGGGTGGTCCATTCCACCATTGCCAATGGGCTTGTTAAGAGGTTTGACCTTGAGGACGCCCTTAAGGTGCCGGGCGTTGTGAAAATCGTCACCTGTTTTGATGTGCCGGATTACCAGTTTCCCACAGCCGGTCATCCGTGGAGTGTGGAGGCCGCCCACCAGGATATCGGGGACAGAAAGCTTCTGAACCGGCGCGTCAGGCTCTATGGGGATGACATTGCTGCCGTTATTGCCTCGGATGATGTGGCCTGCCAGCAGGCGGCCCGACTCATAAAGGTGGAATATGAGGAATACAAACCAATGGTCACAGTGGAACAGGCCATGGCAGAGGATGCCACGCCTCTCCACCCTGATCTGAGAAAGGACAATGTAATTGTCCATTCCCATCTCACCATGGGGCCAGAGGATTTTACCTTTGAGGAAGGGCTCAGGGAGGCTGAGGAGAAGTACGGAAAGGAGAATCTGGTGGTCCTGGAACGGGAGTACCACACCCCGCGTATTTCCCACTGCCATATTGAACTGCCAGTATCCTGGGCTTATCAGGAGCCGGGGGGCAAGATAACAGTTACGTCCTCCACGCAGATTCCCCATATTGTGCGCCGCGTCATTTCCCAGGCATTGGGACTGCCGGTTGGAAAGATAAGAGTCATCAAGCCCTACATCGGCGGCGGCTTCGGCAACAAACAGGATGTGCTCTATGAGCCCTTAAATGCCTATCTGACCACAGTGGTGGGAGGGCGTCCGGTCCGCCTGGAAATCAGCAGGGAGGAAACCATTTACGGCACCAGGACCCGCCATGCCATTGACGGGAAATGCAGGGCCCTGGCCACAAAAGACGGAAAAATGCTTGCCAGGAAGCTGGAAGCCTATGCCAACAACGGCGGTTATGCGTCCCACGGCCACGCCATCTGCGCCAACTGCGGCAATGTATTCAAGGATATTTACCAGGACCGGCTGGGGGCTGAGATTGACTGCTACACGGTATGGACCTCCACTGCCACTGCGGGAGCCATGAGGGGATACGGTATTCCCCAGGCAGCCTTTTTATCGGAATGCCTTACGGACGATGTGTGCCGGGCAATCGGCGCAGACCCCCTGGCTTTCCGCATGGAAAACTGCATGGGAGAGGGATTCGTGGACCCTGCCAACGGCATTACCTTCCATTCCTACGGCCTTAAAAAGTGTATGGAGGAAGGGGCGAAGTACATTGGATGGGAGGAGAAGCGCAGGGCTTATGCCAACCAGACAGGCCCCGTGAGAAGGGGAGTGGGAATGGCTATCTTCTGTTATAAGACAGGGGTATATCCCATTTCACTGGAGACTGCCTCCGCCAGGATGATACTGAATCAGGACGGCTCCATGCAGCTTCAGCTGGGAGCCACGGAAATAGGACAGGGTGCTGACACTGCATTCAGCCAGATGGCAGCTGAGACAACCGGCATTTCCCTGGGAAAGGTGTATATTGTATCCACACAGGACACAGATACAGCCCCATTTGACACAGGGGCGTATGCATCCCGCCAGACCTATGTGACCGGTATGGCTGTCAAGAAATGCGCGCAGCAGCTGAAGGCCAGGATTCTGGATTATGCCGGGTTTATGCTGGGAGGCCGCCCGGCAGAAGAGATGGACGTGGCTCACGATCACATTGTGGAGAAGGCCACGGGAAAAGAGCTTCTTGACATGGAAACCCTGGCTCTTACCGCCTTTTACTCCCTGGAGCGCTCTGAGCACATCACTGCGGAGGTCACCAACCAATGCAGGGACAATTCATTTTCCTCCGGCTGCTGTTTTGTGGAGGTGGAAGTGGATATGCCCCTGGGACAGGTGACGGTAAAGGACATTGTAAATGTCCATGACTCCGGAATGCTGATCAACCCTGAGCTGGCAGAGGCGCAGGTGCACGGCGGCATGTCCATGGGCCTGGGATACGGCCTGTCCGAGGAATTCTTATATAATGACGCCGGCAGGCCTCTCAATGATAATCTGCTGGATTATAAGATTCCCACAGCCATGGATACGCCGGACCTTCATGTGAAGTTTATCCAGCTTGAGGACCCCACCGGCCCTTACGGAAATAAGTCCCTGGGAGAACCGCCGGCCATCCCGGTGGCGCCGGCCCTGCGCAATGCAGTGCTCCATGCCACAGGCGTTGCCATGGATACCATACCCATGACGCCACAGAGGCTCATAGAGGCATTTCAGGCAAAGGGTTTGATATAG
- the deoD gene encoding purine-nucleoside phosphorylase codes for MKTFHNEAGPGQIGKAVLMPGDPLRAKYIAETYLTDVFCYNRVRGMNGYTGYYKGKKLSVQGSGMGIPSMGIYAYELYHNYDVDTIIRVGTAGAIHRNVEVGDLVLAMGCCTNSNFPSQYHLPGTFAPIADFGLLEAAAAHARNSHTSFRAGNVYSSDVFYEDCQGEKGQWEKMGVLVQEMETLSLYCTAARAGRRALSMVTVGSSIHHDRALTNEEREQSLDSMIRCALELAAEAAEAAEEAGTADRILAPGYTA; via the coding sequence ATGAAAACATTCCATAATGAAGCGGGACCAGGACAGATTGGCAAGGCTGTCCTGATGCCGGGTGACCCTTTGCGCGCAAAATACATTGCAGAGACCTATCTGACCGACGTATTCTGCTACAACCGGGTAAGGGGCATGAATGGATATACAGGATATTATAAGGGTAAGAAACTATCGGTCCAGGGCAGCGGCATGGGCATTCCCTCTATGGGTATCTATGCGTACGAGCTCTATCACAATTATGATGTGGACACAATCATCCGGGTGGGGACCGCGGGCGCGATTCACCGCAATGTGGAGGTGGGGGATTTGGTGCTGGCCATGGGCTGCTGCACCAACTCTAACTTTCCCTCCCAGTACCATCTGCCGGGAACCTTTGCACCCATAGCGGATTTCGGCCTTCTGGAGGCCGCTGCGGCCCATGCCAGAAACAGCCATACCTCCTTCCGGGCAGGGAATGTATACAGTTCGGATGTGTTCTATGAGGACTGTCAGGGAGAAAAAGGACAGTGGGAAAAAATGGGGGTTCTGGTCCAGGAAATGGAGACATTGTCCCTCTACTGCACAGCGGCAAGAGCAGGCAGGAGAGCGCTCAGCATGGTGACTGTGGGGAGCAGCATCCACCATGACAGGGCTCTTACCAACGAGGAACGGGAGCAGAGCCTGGACAGCATGATCCGGTGCGCCCTGGAACTGGCGGCTGAGGCAGCAGAGGCGGCAGAGGAAGCCGGGACAGCAGACAGGATACTGGCGCCGGGATATACCGCATGA
- a CDS encoding ABC transporter permease, protein MDMINNFIGLTLQLSVPIILGALCGTIAERGGIILLGVEGIMLIGAFAGAAGSYAAGSAMAGVLLSVVLGGMIGWFYALFCLKWKAHQSVVGVGINLFASGITAVMLKAIWQTEGMSESVPSISNLTIPGLSGIPVIGALFKDQSPYLYAMFLIVAAVWIVFYKTKFGLRYRAIGDQPYAVQTAGVQVNRYRYIAMIAAGSIAGLAGSYLSISQNNLFVADMTAGRGFMGLAANIFGGWQPLGSMGAGMIFAVAQAARFYLTDASVPSQFVQMLPYGVTLLVLLFVGKRVKGPEALGKLVD, encoded by the coding sequence ATGGATATGATTAATAATTTTATCGGACTTACCCTTCAGCTTTCAGTGCCCATTATATTGGGGGCCCTGTGCGGCACCATCGCTGAGCGCGGGGGCATCATCCTCCTGGGTGTGGAGGGAATCATGCTCATCGGCGCGTTTGCCGGGGCAGCCGGTTCCTATGCAGCCGGATCAGCCATGGCCGGGGTGCTTCTGTCCGTGGTCCTGGGCGGTATGATTGGCTGGTTTTATGCCCTTTTCTGTCTGAAATGGAAGGCCCACCAGTCAGTGGTAGGCGTGGGCATCAATCTTTTTGCCAGCGGTATCACGGCCGTAATGTTAAAGGCAATCTGGCAGACAGAAGGAATGTCGGAATCCGTTCCCTCCATTTCCAATCTGACCATACCCGGCCTTTCCGGTATTCCGGTTATCGGGGCCTTGTTTAAAGACCAGTCCCCCTATCTCTACGCTATGTTCCTTATTGTGGCTGCGGTGTGGATTGTGTTTTATAAGACCAAGTTCGGACTCAGGTACCGGGCCATCGGTGACCAGCCCTACGCGGTTCAGACTGCCGGTGTGCAGGTGAACCGTTACCGTTACATTGCCATGATAGCCGCAGGAAGCATTGCAGGGCTGGCAGGTTCCTACCTGTCCATTTCCCAGAACAACCTGTTTGTGGCGGATATGACGGCAGGCAGGGGCTTTATGGGACTGGCCGCCAACATTTTCGGCGGATGGCAGCCCCTGGGCTCCATGGGAGCCGGAATGATATTTGCGGTGGCCCAGGCAGCCAGATTCTATCTGACGGATGCGTCTGTCCCGTCCCAGTTTGTCCAGATGCTGCCCTATGGGGTGACGCTGCTGGTACTGCTGTTTGTGGGAAAGAGGGTGAAAGGTCCGGAGGCACTTGGCAAATTGGTGGATTAG
- the xdhC gene encoding xanthine dehydrogenase subunit XdhC: MLKVIKLKINGKEQETAVDDRESLLDTLRRLGFTSVKKGCEVGECGACTVLVNGEAIDSCIYLSMWADGKSIMTVEDLKGPNGELSPIQKAFIEEAAVQCGFCTPGLIMSAVEIVGTGKKYNREELKKLISGHLCRCTGYENILNAMERIVEETYRVVGE; this comes from the coding sequence ATGCTTAAAGTAATCAAGCTGAAAATTAACGGGAAGGAACAGGAGACTGCTGTGGATGACAGGGAATCTCTTCTGGATACCCTTCGCCGCCTGGGCTTCACATCCGTAAAGAAGGGGTGTGAGGTTGGGGAGTGCGGGGCCTGTACGGTCCTTGTAAATGGAGAGGCCATTGATTCCTGCATCTATCTGTCCATGTGGGCGGACGGCAAAAGTATCATGACCGTGGAGGACTTAAAGGGTCCCAACGGCGAGCTGAGCCCCATCCAGAAAGCCTTCATAGAAGAGGCGGCCGTGCAGTGCGGATTCTGCACCCCCGGTCTTATTATGTCGGCCGTGGAGATTGTAGGCACAGGAAAGAAGTACAACCGGGAGGAGCTGAAAAAGCTGATATCCGGGCATCTCTGCCGCTGTACCGGCTATGAGAACATACTCAACGCCATGGAGCGCATTGTGGAGGAGACATACAGGGTAGTAGGAGAATAA